DNA sequence from the Candidatus Zixiibacteriota bacterium genome:
GTCGAAACTAAGGGCTCATGAGCAAAGCTGTCAAGTGTTAGAATTGAGCTAAAGTAAATGGCCGTGGTTGGTTAAAAAAATAGTTCATTGAGGTTGACAAGACGCACTTCCGTGAGCATTTTTCTTGTCTAAACAGACCTAAAGGAGGAGATAGAATGAAACGAACAATTATTATTGTTTTATGCGCGGCTTTTGCCCTCAGCAATGTCAGTTGCGGCTGGAGCAAAAAAGCCAAAGGGGCGGCAATCGGAGCCACATCCGGAGCCGTAATCGGCGGCGTCATCGGAAATAAAGCGGGCAATACCGCTGTCGGCGCTATTATCGGCGCGGCCATCGGCGGAGCGGCCGGGGCGTATATCGGAAATTATATGGACAATCAGGCCGAAGAAATGCGCCGCGATCTCGAAGGCGCAACCGTCACACGTGTCGGCGAAGGTATCAAAATCACATTTGCCTCGGGAATCTTATTCGATGTCGACAAATGGAGTTTGCAGCCTGCTGGGGTCGAAAATATCGCACACTTGGCGGCCATTCTTAATAAATATCCTGACACTGAAGTTTTAGTTGAAGGACATACCGATTCCGATGGCTCCGAAGAGCACAATTTGGATCTCTCGCAGAACCGCGCCAACTCTGCAAAGAATTCGCTTGTGAGTAACGGCGTCTCGCCGGGACGTTTGACAACAATGGCGTATGGCGAAGTTCAACCCATAGCGGACAATGTGAGTGATGAAGGCAAGCAAGCGAACCGCCGTGTGGAAATCGCTGTCTTTGCCAATGATAAGTTAAAGAAGGCGGCTCAAGCCGGAGGATGATTTCTTTTTTGAAGATAAAAAGAGATTTTTGAATGACAATATTTTAATCAGATCGGGCGGGAGAGTTTTTCTTCCGCCTTTTTTTTGTTCTTTTTGTGGATGTCGCGGCGGGTCTTGGTCACTTCGAGCGAACAGCGAGGAGTGAGTGTGACCTGACGGTCACATAATTGGCGGGTTCGCGGACGGACCCGCCCTACTTTGGTCAAGACTCGCGGGGCTGGCGCGATCATATAATCGGCGGGTTCGCAGACCCGCCACAGCGGGCAGGCTTCCTCGCCCTACTTAGGACAAGACTCGATCCGCAGCAGCGGACACCTCCGCTATTCTTCTTCTTTTTCTTTCTTAGTCACAGTCGAGCGTTCCTGGACAAGCAGATATGCTTTCAATTGCTCCATCTGGGGATCCGAGAGGCGGTGTTTTGAATAAATTGTCTTATAAAATAGACCTTCGTCCAATGTGAAACAATCTTCGAAGCCGAACTCACGAACCAATTGTGACAGTTCGGCAAATTGATCTCTGTCTTTGGATATCGAGACGAACTTCTCATCGAGACTTATGCGAACCTTTACTTCTCCACGTTCGCCAACCAACTTATCAAGCGATAGGTCCTTCGCGGCGCGGATCAAATCTACCTTGAGCGCCTCTTTCTCAGCTTCAGCTTCTTTCCAGGTTCTATGCGCATCAAGATATCTGTCGACCAATTCGGTGGCCGCCTGGGCTGTCGTTTTCTCCGCGGTTTCGGCGTTGCCGGCTTCGGCAGCCAACAGAGAGCTGTGGCGTTTGGCAGGGCAAAGGTGCTTGAAATCGCAGTAGTTGCACTGAAACCCTTCTTTTGTGGGAAATGTCTCGAGCCGTTCGGCGCGAACTGTATCAAGCACCAAGATCCGAAGCTGTTCGGCTATTTCCTCTATTTCGTCCGGGCGCATCTGATAACAAAACACTTGATTCGGTTTGAGGAAATATTGGCAGAGAACAATGGAGGTGAAATCAGGATATTTTGACTGCACGGCCAGCTGATAGAGACCCATCTGCCACCGAAATGAGGGGTCGCTCGGCCCAAGCGGGAAATGGCTTCCGGTTTTATAATCGCAGATTTCAATAGTGCCATCTTCCCGTTTCCACAGTCTGTCGATTCGAGCTTTGAACTGGAATGGCGACTGAGGAAGCAGAAAAGAGATATTTAGTTCAGCGCCAAGCAATCGTCCCTGATTGAACGGTTTGTAGGTCTCGTAATATTCGGTCAGCATTCGCCGTCCTAGCGCGATATAGTCCTCGACCGTTCTGTTCTCATTATGACTTCGATGCCGAGTTTTTTTGGTTTTTCCCATTCTGCAAGATAGTCTTCAATGAGCTTTTCAAGCGGATAGAGCACACCATCGGCGGCGAGTTGATAGAGGTTGGTAAGTCCGCGGTGTACTGCGCTGCCGAGATAGGCATCGGCGGTTGTCCTCTCGCTGTGCAGTTCTATTTTGTCGAGGTATGAAAATTTGAATTTCTGGGGACAGGAGCGGAAGCTCTCAAGAGCGCTGTGACTATATCTGGAAAGCACGGAGCTAATATAGCCATCGAATGGTCACTCACGCAATCACATAATAGCGCTATTAGACTGGGAGGAGAGCCCGATTCTATTCCGCAAGCACTCGGAAGTGATTGTACCAGTGCCGGCGCACACCGAGCCATGAGCGCTTTTCGGCCTGCAGTCGGCCTCGTGAGGAGAGAGTTGCCACAAGTTCCGGATGCTCAATCAAATCGATTACCCGGTCAGCAAGGGCATTGTGGTTATGAACATCTATGAGCAGGCCGCTTTCACGATCGACAATCATTTCGGCGGTACCGCATCGGTCTGTTGTAATGACAGGAAGTCCGGCATCGAATGCCCAGGCAAGCAGTTCCGGGCGCGGCGCACCAACCCCGGCATTGACAAAAATATCCACGTTGTCAAAAAGCATTCTCAGTTCGCTGTCGCTGGAGTAGCCGATGGCGCGTATTCCGGAGAGACCATCCAGAGTTTGGGAATAATTAATGTTGGAAATAATCGATGAGTTAATCGCGATCGAAAGCTCGGCTCTTGGGTATTTCCGCTTTACGAGGCTGAAGGCGCGGATGACAGACCGAAGGTTCGCCGTGCCGGGCTCGTTTTCGACAACCAGCATATGCGGCTGAACTTCAGTGATGATCCGACAGTCCGTTGACTGGATTTCGACCGGCAAATCCAGCTTCTCGGCCCGAATTTCATTGCGCCTGAAAAGCTCCGTTTCGAACGAACTGCTCACCAATAATCTGTCGGCAAGGCGGCAGACCGGGAGGATGAGAAATCCATATCTCTCAAACTCGATCTCCATATCACTTGAGCGATAATACAGTGAGACCTTTTTACCAAAGAGTTTCGCAAGAATTATAAGCGGCAGGAAGCATGTTAAAAGAGTGAGAGCGTTATTTGCGATAAACATGACAATTCTGTAGTTTTCCATGACCCGTATGAAATTGGGAACAGAAATAAGGGTGTTTGTCAAACTTCGGATAGCATATCGAATGGTTCCTCTGCGGCCCGGACTTCTCTTAATTTGCGGAGTCAGCGATAGATACCCGGCTGTTTGTTGTTCATCGAGGAATAAAGTCACAAGTTGTTGGGAAGATGAAACGGAATCCCTTGAGTTGTTCTCAAAACAATCGGTAATTAGCAAAGGAGCAAGCTTTTCATGGCTGGCTTCTCTGACGCCGGAGATTTCCGGCGATTCTGTTGGAAAAATGACTCTATTATCTTGTGAACTACTCATAATCTTTTTGCTCGATAGCTTCTGTCTCAGCTTATACTCAACAATAGGTCTATCGCTCCAAAGATTAACTTAGCTGAGTATGTCAGTGAAATGACAGGGGAGGATTGTGACTGAATGGAAACCGGACTATATCACAATAAATTGTTATCAATTAATGATTTAACGCTAAATTCTAGGAGGCCCGTCATGGCGGATTGAGGACCTTGGAGTTCCTTCACCAGTGATAAGTCTCGCTCCGCGATTTCGAGTGAAATAATTCCACGTCCATTGAACGAAAACCAGTAGCCTATTCTCAAACTCGACAAGATACATGAGATGGACAAACGTCCAAAGCAACCATGCCATCAATCCGGAAATACGGATACGGCCAAAATCGGCGACAGCAGAAGCGCGTCCAATTGTCGCTAAGACTCCCTTATTTCGATAATGGTACCTACCGACAGGTTTTCCTTCGATTCGATTTTTTATTAATCGTGCGACATACCGCGCTTGTGACATCGCGACCGGGGCAATTCCTGGAAGCGGAGAGCCTGTCTGGTGTACATAGAGCGCCAAATCGCCGATAACAAAGACATTGGGCCGTCCGTGAATACTCAAGTCCGGTTCGACTTTGATTCGTCCTGCGCTATCAATAAGTTCATCGTTTCCTTCCACTATGGCCTTGCCCAATGGGGATGCCTTTACTCCCGCGCTCCAAAGAATTGTCTTTGCAGCAATCGGGAATGTTGTTTCTCCTCGACGCACCGTTACCCCTTCGGAAGTGATGTTGACGATTCTTGCTCCCAATTCTACTTTGATATGGATTTTTTCGAGTGACTTTAAGGCGGCGCGGGAAAGATCTTCGGGAAACGTGGTCAGTATTCGTGGCGCCCCCTCGACTAAAATAATTTGAGCCTGACGTGGGTCAATGTGCCGGAAATCCCGTTTGAGTGTGTCAAATGCAATCTCACTCAAAGATCCCGCAAGTTCCACTCCGGTCGGACCGGCTCCAACAATAACAAATGTCAGCAGAGCTTTACGAGCGGAATCGTCCGTCTCCCGCTCAGCTCTTTCAAATGCGGTAAATATGCGAGTGCGGATTTCAAGCGCGTCCTCGATTGTTTTGAGTCCGGGCGCGATTTCTCGCCATTGTTCATTCCCGTAATAATCATGGCTCGAGCCGGTGGCTACGACCAATGTGTCAAAGTCGATTTCACCGTCTGTTAAAATGACCTTTTGGCGCGGGTAATCGATGTCAACCGCTTCGCCCATCAGAACAAAAGTATTCTTGTTTTTTTTGAGCACGGATCGAAGCGGCGATGCGATATCGCCCGGGGATAAACCGCCCGTTGCGACTTGGTAGAGCAATGGCTGGAAGAGATGAAAATTGCGTTTATCAATGAGCGTAATGCGCGCTGGAGCGCGTTTGAGCGCTTTGGCAAGATACAGCCCGCCAAATCCACCTCCGATAATAACTATTCTCTGCATTAGCCGCTTCTTTCAGATTATTATTACAATAAACTTATCATAATTTTATACGCAAATCAATCTTGGCGCTGGGACTGTCGGCTATGGATGCCGCTCGCGATGCCGCTATCGCCCGTTTCCGGCCAATTCACATGACCAGCCTTTCCACCACACTCGGTACTTTGCCTCGGTTGAGTTCCAGCTAATCTTTACTCCAAAGTATGGATTCCAATACTGTACTTCATAGTAATGTTTTATTTTGCCAAAAGATTGTTGACATCTTTCTATTTGAAATGATATTGCATGTGAGCGGAACTTGATCGTAGTGATCAATAACTGATGGGAGATAGTCTCGTGGCGTCACATGTGCTTGGTTTTCTTTCAAGGGCTCCAATAACTCGAAACAGAATAAAGATCACTAGTGGTTACTTGTTGTTTTGAAACTGTCGGTCTGAGGTTACGATTTGTA
Encoded proteins:
- a CDS encoding PD-(D/E)XK nuclease family protein, encoding MLTEYYETYKPFNQGRLLGAELNISFLLPQSPFQFKARIDRLWKREDGTIEICDYKTGSHFPLGPSDPSFRWQMGLYQLAVQSKYPDFTSIVLCQYFLKPNQVFCYQMRPDEIEEIAEQLRILVLDTVRAERLETFPTKEGFQCNYCDFKHLCPAKRHSSLLAAEAGNAETAEKTTAQAATELVDRYLDAHRTWKEAEAEKEALKVDLIRAAKDLSLDKLVGERGEVKVRISLDEKFVSISKDRDQFAELSQLVREFGFEDCFTLDEGLFYKTIYSKHRLSDPQMEQLKAYLLVQERSTVTKKEKEEE
- a CDS encoding PD-(D/E)XK nuclease family protein, with translation MLSRYSHSALESFRSCPQKFKFSYLDKIELHSERTTADAYLGSAVHRGLTNLYQLAADGVLYPLEKLIEDYLAEWEKPKKLGIEVIMRTERSRTISR
- a CDS encoding OmpA family protein: MKRTIIIVLCAAFALSNVSCGWSKKAKGAAIGATSGAVIGGVIGNKAGNTAVGAIIGAAIGGAAGAYIGNYMDNQAEEMRRDLEGATVTRVGEGIKITFASGILFDVDKWSLQPAGVENIAHLAAILNKYPDTEVLVEGHTDSDGSEEHNLDLSQNRANSAKNSLVSNGVSPGRLTTMAYGEVQPIADNVSDEGKQANRRVEIAVFANDKLKKAAQAGG
- a CDS encoding NAD(P)/FAD-dependent oxidoreductase, yielding MQRIVIIGGGFGGLYLAKALKRAPARITLIDKRNFHLFQPLLYQVATGGLSPGDIASPLRSVLKKNKNTFVLMGEAVDIDYPRQKVILTDGEIDFDTLVVATGSSHDYYGNEQWREIAPGLKTIEDALEIRTRIFTAFERAERETDDSARKALLTFVIVGAGPTGVELAGSLSEIAFDTLKRDFRHIDPRQAQIILVEGAPRILTTFPEDLSRAALKSLEKIHIKVELGARIVNITSEGVTVRRGETTFPIAAKTILWSAGVKASPLGKAIVEGNDELIDSAGRIKVEPDLSIHGRPNVFVIGDLALYVHQTGSPLPGIAPVAMSQARYVARLIKNRIEGKPVGRYHYRNKGVLATIGRASAVADFGRIRISGLMAWLLWTFVHLMYLVEFENRLLVFVQWTWNYFTRNRGARLITGEGTPRSSIRHDGPPRI
- a CDS encoding glycosyltransferase family 4 protein, coding for MSSSQDNRVIFPTESPEISGVREASHEKLAPLLITDCFENNSRDSVSSSQQLVTLFLDEQQTAGYLSLTPQIKRSPGRRGTIRYAIRSLTNTLISVPNFIRVMENYRIVMFIANNALTLLTCFLPLIILAKLFGKKVSLYYRSSDMEIEFERYGFLILPVCRLADRLLVSSSFETELFRRNEIRAEKLDLPVEIQSTDCRIITEVQPHMLVVENEPGTANLRSVIRAFSLVKRKYPRAELSIAINSSIISNINYSQTLDGLSGIRAIGYSSDSELRMLFDNVDIFVNAGVGAPRPELLAWAFDAGLPVITTDRCGTAEMIVDRESGLLIDVHNHNALADRVIDLIEHPELVATLSSRGRLQAEKRSWLGVRRHWYNHFRVLAE